The following are encoded together in the Coffea arabica cultivar ET-39 chromosome 1c, Coffea Arabica ET-39 HiFi, whole genome shotgun sequence genome:
- the LOC113707268 gene encoding uncharacterized protein has protein sequence MYTARFLMQPILRGSLASVKSPYSYLYHPNFPAVMRGDHGNLQRWLNAIKAKVHRTVPSPYWNLILRKYKHNIGNFWGKFTVRTIFGLSLVVGSISIWPRIAYCTDGFEFSVDDHEFDKLDSSDSDEDRRALLTILRRLMVPVFFLLTVLMNWGHPGVIAAKVTLILYTTKHSPFSVYLFVEQLRHQAIRQHPFIYKIVPCYAKKVEVEDYMFLCLARVELNDQNLTLLGILGSWWVLPLSSWQEAFSMLRNSFLIR, from the exons ATGTATACAGCAAGATTCCTAATGCAGCCGATTCTTAGGGGTTCTCTGGCCTCCGTTAAATCTCCTTACTCGTACCTCTACCATCCCAACTTCCCGG CGGTAATGCGTGGGGATCATGGAAATTTACAGAGATGGTTGAATGCTATCAAAGCCAAGGTGCATAGGACTGTGCCCAGTCCTTACTGGAATTTGATTTTGCGGAAATATAAGCATAATATCGGGAATTTCT GGGGTAAATTTACTGTGCGTACTATCTTTGGATTGTCACTGGTAGTTGGATCAATCAGCATTTGGCCACGCATTGCATATTGTACAGATG GTTTTGAGTTTTCGGTGGATGATCATGAGTTTGACAAGTTAGATTCTTCAGATTCTGACGAAGATCGTCGCGCTTTATTGACCATTCTAAGAAGACTGATGGTGCCTGTTTTCTTCTTATTAACTGTTTTGATGAACTGGGGCCATCCTGGTGTAATTGCTGCAAAAGTCACTCTTATTCTGTATACTACAAAGCATAGCCCTTTCTCTGTTTATCTTTTTGTCGAACAG TTACGACATCAAGCTATACGCCAACACCCCTTCATCTACAAAATTGTG CCATGTTATGCGAAGAAGGTCGAAGTTGAAGACTACATGTTTCTGTGTTTGGCTAGGGTTGAATTGAATGATCAGAATCTCACTcttcttggaattcttggtagTTGGTGGGTTTTGCCCCTGTCATCATGGCAGGAAGCTTTTTCAATGTTGAGGAACAGTTTTCTGATCAGATGA